The DNA window TGAACTTACGTCACAGTAAACGGTATTTATCTTTGGGCACAGCCCTGCGTTTAAGCTCAACTTGCATTATCAGTGCAGCACGGCGGCGTCTTTAGGAGCAGATAAGCGCTGTGGGACGACCCTACTCAACTCACTCCCCATCCTACTCTACCAGGACCTTTATGCGCACTCTGTTCCATTACTCACCACCTCAAAAGAGCCTCTCATTGTCCAGACAACTCTTTACCGTTATTTCAACTTGTTTGCAAGTCCGGGGGTCCGACTGTTTATCTTTATTACTGTTTCCCGTGCACGTTTTCCTTCCTCTGTTGACTACCTAATACTTTTGGTTTTGGGCGAGACACATAAATTAATCACAGCTGAACATGTGACATAATTACATGCAATCTGATTCAGCTCTGTACTGAATTTAtcgttttgttttaaagattaTTATATTACACGTAATGCCTTTTGCGTTGCACTAAATCATATGACAGTGATCTGTTCTTCACAACGCACAACCGCGGGCGTTACGCTGCTATCACGGTGACATGCAGAAGATTGCGGATTGCGAGTAGGTACCAGGAAAAATGCGTCAGGAAACCCCTTTGTGAAAGTTCCTGTGAGGTTAGATAAAAACATCCAGAGAAGGATGTGGGGTGTCAAGTAATAAATTATAGATTTTatcagagaacagacaaaacacGAAGCATCTGACTAAATTCTCTtaattttaaacaaaagcaCGTTCTTGCCACTCTCATCCGGGAccatttttatgtaaatttctgtcatttcacatATTGCTACATATGGAAAAtatgtttatacacacagagagacagcgaaagagtTTGTTAATGAATACAGTATTTATTCTGTAAACGAACAATGTATACATGCATTTGTATCTTTTCTAATATCCAAtcgtaaacaaacacagccagaaTTCAGTCTAAACCTGGTATAAAACTCAAATTCATTCAAGTTTTGGCAACAGATACTATGCATGAGTTTTGGCAAACACAATGTCAAATGCATCTCTGAGTGCCAGACGTCAAATCCACATATAAAGGTAAGGGGATTTACGTCTACTGTAAAAGGAACTCCGATATGAGAACTGATGGAGTAAGGGATTCAGTACAGAGCTGAGAGTCTGTACCCAAACGTGCTTCAGCAGTTCCTCTATCCAGAGTAAGAAGTTGTGTCTGTATCAGAGACCTGTGTGGGTTTACACATCATCtttttacagtgattttttttttttttggtctttatCACTTTGTACTCAATACTCTTAGAAGCAAAAGACATATTGCTCTGTCATAGTGCTGAACTttctcagaaaaacacagagtaaaatgaTAGCCTTCAGATATACCGATACAACTAAAACACATGAAGCAAAGACAGACACTGCACAGAACTAAGcaaggaaggtgtgtgtgtgtgtgtgtgtgagagagagcgtggctGGGTTTGACCCTGAGCTCTAGTCacaagagaaggggggggggggatatcaCAGCTGTAGTACAAAGAGGCGCGCTGGGTGAAAACGTGAGTCTGTGCCCCTATCGCTGCTCTCACGGCTGTAACGGACTCTCAGAGCAGAGCGTGGAGGGAGTGATAGAGTAAAGCACTGTGGAAGAGTCTGGGGGGGAGAGGTGGAGATATGCTCCACATGCTTTTCTTTGTATTCTCTATCCATTATCACAGCTTGTACTGACCAACAGAAGTAAACCTTCAAGAGGTTGTAGATTATCTAAGCGAAATGAGCCAAACAGGGCGACAAGCTCTTGGACAGAACAGTTAAAACACGCTCCACTCCTAGCGCAGTCTACTGTGGTTAGAATAAGGATTTCTATCTGTGATGTATAATCTGCGATCTtatcagaaaacaaagaaaacccaAGAACCGTAAAACAAGTTTAATTGTAGAATAAAGCAGAATTTCAGTAGAGTATGTCATCGCTGATCATGCCCGCGCTAATCACAGAAGAGCAAACAAGGACACttggctctttctttctctccaatTGTTACACAATCGAAAGAGCCTCTCACGGCTAGCACAATGCAGACGACAAGCAGTTGATTCCTTCTAGCGTTTTCCTTTGTGTGaccgtgcatgtgtgtggtgggtgGAATGTTGGAGACATGCTGGTTTGAGAAGTTGTTATTTGAGAGAACACTGGGAGTTaatggaagaggaggaggaggaggggttaGCTGGCATGAAAAGGTTaataaggacagagaaagagagacagtgagagagagagagagagagagttttacacCGGCACCCTTGCTATAGAACTTAAATGCTGCTCAGCATGTAGCGGTGAACGTGCAGATTTCAGCAGTTGTGCTAACAAGTGGCAGTTAGCATGTGATGTAAATAACTGGCCTAATTCTGTTGTGTGATGGGATAAGGCACTGAAGCAATAACCTTACGAACAAAGCGCACTCCAACACCCAAATGCAGAAGTGCAGGGCAACAATTTAGgacataataataattacagagaaaatcTCTTAAAGTTATAATACGTATGTTCAGATCAATGAGTGTTGGTACATGTTCACATTTGCTCTGAacttgagtgtgtttgtgtattgtattAAAAGTGGTTGTGTACAACAATAGGAAAATCATTTACATGGACAAAAAAATTTCAGGATCAGGTTAAGATTACTGTTCAGAGAGCTCACAGTGGGAAAACACAGGTAAATGTGTGATGTAGCTGACAGTGTGTTATTtcgtatttctgtgtgtgaatgctcaGTATGTTGACAGGTGAGGGTAAATGTGCCGTAGAGAtgtggggtggtggggtgttggAGATGTTGGGCTGCTGGGGTTGTTTTTCGGGGATAAGGTCAGCATGCGCACCGTCCCTGCCCATCCGGAGGCGGGTCATGTAGGCCATTGTTACGGTGATTAGAGATCTGAGCTGTTTCTGACTCCAAACTCTCACTCATCTTCTCACAGATCACATCAACCAACCGCTCAAACACCTGCTTCACATTGATATTGTCCTTCGCACTGGCCTCGAAAAACTGGAAACctgagaaagtcagagagagggagagagagagagagagagagagggcgagagagagggcgagagagagggcgagagagagagagagggcgagagagagggcgagagagagggagagagagagggcgagagagagggcgagagagagggcgagagagagagagagggcgagagagagggcgagagagagggcgagagagagggagagagagagagagagagagagggagagagagagagagagagagagagtggagtcaAGAGGCAAGAAATAGAGACGGGGTTAAAAGCTGAGAAGATATCACTTTTAAATAGACATTCTATTTCAATATGAGACAACTCACACACTTATAAATGCAGATTTGGGAAGATCTGCCAAGATATACTTTACCACAATCTTACTACAttcttttatatttgtttattagattgtgtgtgtgtgtgtgtgtgtgtctgtgttagcgtgtgtgtgtatgtgtgtgtgtgtatgtatgtgtgtatgtgtgtgtgtgtgtgtgtgtgtgtgtgtgtgtgtgtgtctgtgttacccAGCTCCTCTGCCAGCCTCTGGCTGTCCTCTGTAGGAATCAGTCTGTCATCCTCCAGATCACACTTATTCCCAACCAGAATCACCTGGGCATTATCCCACGAGTACGTCTTAATCTGAGTagccctgaaacacaaacacacacacacacacacacaaataatcaaacaagcaaagaagaacacacattttcatcagtgtAAGAACTATGACATCACTActcttcacttttctcttttctttctctctccttcctgtaCCCCATACTCACCAGTCCTGTACAGCATTGAACGAGTCCTGATTAGTGATGTCATACATGAGGATGAAGCCCATGGCTCCTCTGTAGTATGCTGTGGTGATGGTTCTGTAACGTTCCTGTCCAGCTGTGTCCTGaccaacacacaaaataaaatggtGAGATTCCTGCATAACTaaacaaacataatgaaaaGATAAAACTGTAACATTATACTCTGTAAACCTTACAAATCCTATGACAGTCAAATTAATCCATATTAAAACTCTACAGAGAACAACTATGCAAAAAAGCtgatttggggagggggggggggggtgtcacagcTGTACATAGCAAATAGCTACTGAATACCAATAGAGGGCAGCACATGACTGAATTCACAGAAATATTCACTTCAGCAACTCCAAAGTCCAAAATCATTCAGTGTAACCTGAATGATACTGAGCTCCAGAAGCCTCCATTAACAAAATATGAGTTTTTGTAAACCGTGCGAAAACTGCTCAGACTTACTATTAGCAAACACATCTATTTGATTTATAAATCATAACAATTTGCCGAATCCTGCCCCACTCATCCTGTGGATAATACTACATACTgtttatgaaacaaaaatgctgtATTAACACTCAATTAAATATTCTCAATATTAGGTCTCAGTGCTTTAACATCATACAACCCCATGTGGTGTAGAAGAAAcatcttttaccttttttttttaaatctttacagTTTCTAGGAGTCAGGGGGTAAGTGTTAGGGTTCGTTTGTGCCACGACTTGTTCACCTATGAGAGTTTTTTAATCACACATACAGGTTTATGTATGACCTCAGCTATGAACAGACGGAAATTCAACTATTCAAAAAGCAAGGCAATTGCACTGACACAACAACTGTCCCTCATCTGGTTGCCTAGTAACCTACCCTGGACACTTCATTAACCTCAGGGTCATGACATCACGAcagcaggagaggagaaggggtTGCCAGGGTAACCAATCTGATTTACACTTGCTTTGTTACGAATATGAGCAAGTACGCTGGCTTACAGGTCAGCCTTTTTCATTAGAGCTATGAGAGCGTACACTAGTTATAAGTGGCCGATTCATAAACAGCAAGTATACTGCTTTCCATATGCCTGTTTCATTGAGTAGGCATATGTTGGTCATTGAGGACCAATCAAAGGGAATAACTGTTTAATATGAGAAAACAGAGGGCTCTTCAGAACAAGGAGGAACACTTGTGCTCTGGGGGAgtactggtgtgtgtctgtttctgtgccCGGGAGTGCCTGCGTGTACATGTGAGCGGACACGCACTCGCGTGTGTGCCTTTGTCTGTCCGTGAGTTCATGCACGTCTGTGTGCGCGTTCTGTTCCTTCGAAAGGCAAACATGCGCGATGACAATAATGAGGTtgagagacaaaataaacatcGTTTAACCCACCTCTAGCTCACACCCACgcaaactcaacacaaaaagCCTTACACCGCCCACCGACCAGGTGTATCACTGTACAGGTGTGCAAGTTATGGTTGACTGAAatcagaagacacacacacatgcacatgcacacacacacacgcacatgttgAAAGGCGCTCACAGATACGTGCTTACAGGCAGGGA is part of the Chanos chanos chromosome 13, fChaCha1.1, whole genome shotgun sequence genome and encodes:
- the rab3db gene encoding RAB3D, member RAS oncogene family, b — encoded protein: MASVSDTRVQPQVSQKDAADQNFDYMFKLLIIGNSSVGKTSFLFRYADDSFTPAFVSTVGIDFKVKTVFRNNKRIKLQIWDTAGQERYRTITTAYYRGAMGFILMYDITNQDSFNAVQDWATQIKTYSWDNAQVILVGNKCDLEDDRLIPTEDSQRLAEELGFQFFEASAKDNINVKQVFERLVDVICEKMSESLESETAQISNHRNNGLHDPPPDGQGRCAC